The proteins below are encoded in one region of Stigmatopora argus isolate UIUO_Sarg chromosome 2, RoL_Sarg_1.0, whole genome shotgun sequence:
- the lpcat2 gene encoding lysophosphatidylcholine acyltransferase 2, with translation MPSQRVFALPRQQSLLLPAVINPFVQDTQLSKATIIKCFLQGIILVPLRAILITLVLMVSWPVAVIITFKHPLKGAVAPMTGWRRVMCLSVMAALGRAYYFCMGFRVVVKGKQVGSSEAPILAVAPHSTFFDGIVCIMAGLPSTVSRVENLATPIFGRLVRCLQPVLVSRKDPDSRKNTIQEIVGRAKSGGRWPQVLIFPEGTCTNRSCLITFKQGAFIPGVPVQPVIMRYPNKIDTVTWTWQGFSSRTLLLLTLSQLYTTVEIEFLPPYIPTEEEKKSPALLASKVRDIMAKALGVPVTDHTYEDCRLMISAGELTLPMEAGLVEFTKISRKLNIKWDNVRKELDDFAAMASSCKGGRINIKEFASFLKLPVSPALEELFALFDRNGDGTIDFREYVIGVTILCRPANTEEVLRMAFQLFDTDEDDKITREEFTALLRSALGVSDLNMAKLFKEIDADGSGFISFSEFQAFAMTHPEYAKLFTTYLELQRYQAIQEVTPGELHLSGSGENQEDSTSDKKED, from the exons ATGCCGTCTCAGCGCGTCTTCGCCTTGCCGAGGCAGCAATCTCTCCTGCTGCCTGCCGTCATCAACCCATTTGTGCAGGACACCCAACTCTCCAAGGCCACCATAAtcaaa TGTTTCCTTCAAGGAATCATCCTGGTTCCTCTTCGAGCCATCCTCATCACATTGGTCCTAATGGTGTCCTGGCCAGTGGCTGTCATCATCACCTTTAAGCATCCCTTAAAAGGAGCCGTGGCACCAATGACAGGATGGAGAAG GGTCATGTGTCTGAGTGTAATGGCTGCCCTGGGACGAGCTTACTACTTCTGCATGGGCTTCCGTGTGGTGGTCAAGGGCAAGCAGGTGGGCAGCAGCGAGGCCCCAATCCTTGCGGTGGCCCCCCACTCTACCTTCTTCGATGGTATCGTGTGCATCATGGCTGGCCTGCCTTCCACTGTGTCCCGGGTGGAGAATTTGGCCACACCCATATTTGGCA GACTTGTCCGCTGCCTACAGCCAGTGTTGGTATCCAGAAAAGACCCTGACTCAAGAAAGAACACAATCCAAGAGATTGTCGGGAGAGCGAAGTCAGGAGGCCGCTGGCCTCAG gtTTTGATATTTCCCGAGGGGACCTGTACAAATCGCTCGTGTCTCATCACATTCAAACAAG GTGCCTTTATTCCAGGCGTACCTGTGCAGCCTGTGATTATGAGATATCCCAATAAAATT gATACGGTTACATGGACCTGGCAAGGTTTCAGCTC GAGGACCCTGCTGCTTTTAACCTTGTCTCAGCTGTACACCACTGTGGAGATTGAG TTTCTGCCACCTTACATCCCCACagaggaagagaagaaaagTCCTGCTTTGCTCGCTAGCAAAGTGAGAGACATCATGGCCAA GGCATTGGGTGTCCCTGTGACGGACCACACGTACGAAGACTGCCGTCTGATGATCTCTGCAGGCGAGTTGACACTGCCAATGGAGGCTGGCCTGGTTGAATTCACCAAAATTAGCCGTAAACTCaa TATCAAGTGGGATAATGTAAGGAAGGAATTGGATGACTTTGCTGCCATGGCCAGCTCTTGCAAAGGGGGCCGCATCAACATCAAGGAGTTTGCGAGCTTCCTCAAGCTCCCTGTCAGTCCTGCCCTGGAGGAGCTGTTTGCGCTCTTTGACAGG AATGGAGATGGCACCATAGATTTCAGAGAGTATGTCATCGGTGTGACCATCTTATGTCGACCTGCTAACACTGAAGAGGTGCTGCGCATGGCATTCCAG CTATTTGACACCGATGAGGATGACAAAATCACACGGGAGGAGTTCACGGCACTGCTGCGCTCCGCTTTGGGCGTATCCGATCTCAACATGGCCAAACTTTTTAAAGAAATCGACGCAGATGGCTCGGGTTTCATCTCGTTCA GTGAGTTTCAAGCTTTCGCCATGACCCACCCAGAGTACGCCAAGCTCTTCACTACCTATCTGGAACTGCAGCGGTACCAGGCCATACAGGAAGTGACACCCGGAGAGCTGCACTTAAGCGGTTCTGGCGAGAATCAGGAAGACAGCACCTCAGACAAGAAGGAAGACTAA